The following are from one region of the Thermodesulfobacteriota bacterium genome:
- a CDS encoding VPLPA-CTERM sorting domain-containing protein, whose translation MSSPLPPGATAPPHFVGIDLAIEAQPVPVPASLLLVGSGLLGLAGLRHRRRS comes from the coding sequence ATGTCATCGCCTTTACCACCTGGGGCAACGGCACCCCCCCATTTCGTGGGGATCGATCTGGCCATCGAGGCCCAGCCGGTGCCAGTGCCGGCCTCCCTGCTGCTCGTAGGCTCCGGCCTCCTGGGGCTGGCGGGCCTCCGCCATCGCCGCCGCTCCTGA